TTCACCGACGGTCGAAGTGGCACCAGCCGCTCCGCTCATCTCGCCCCAGTGTTGATATTCAAATGCACCGCGAGCAAAGAAACGGCCCCCCATGCACTTCAGCGGTGTGCTCCACTGGGCACCCACCTGGAACTCGGCGATAAACATGGTGTCGGTCGAGCCCGCATAGCCACCGTTGGTTTGGTTGGCGTCGCCGCCAGGGCTGATCAGTTGGGCATGCGTCAGTGCCCCGGCGTACGAGTCGCCGGACAACACCGAACCACGAGCGTTCCAGAACCATTGCAAGCCACAGAAGCAGTCCGAGCAGCGATAGCCGGAAAGCGAGAACGTCACACCGTCCCCTTCAAACGAAGCAATCCCCGACGCGGTACCGGTGAAGAAATCGTTGCCGCCGCCCAAGCCGCCTGGCCGGGCAATGACGCCGTTGAAGCCAATCGTTTCGTTCATATCCCGTTGAGCATGTCGATAGCCAAACGTTCCGACCATGTTCCAGTCGCCAACGCAGAACTCTTTGACGAGTTCCAGGTCGAGTGCAAACATTTCCAGGTTGGTGCCGGAAGCGAAGCCGAACGTGTCGCCGGATAAGAAGTAAGGATCAGCGTAGTTCGAGCTGGTATTAAGTTCCCAGTAACGAAACTGCACGCCCCACCCGTTGTCGCAGACGTAGCCAGCCCACAACCGTGGTGCCGGCACGAGCCCATCGATACCGTGGGCATCCGTCGAAAAACTATCGGTGGTCGAGGCGACCGTGTTTTCAAAAATCCAACCGGCCTGGTTGCCGCCCATCGGGGCCAGGAAGGTCGCTTCTACCCCCACTCGCCAGCCGGTGCGACAGTAACCGCAAGCGGGACCACACGACTCGGCCACATACGGCTGGGGAGTCGCGGTCAAGTTGTCGAGCTTCTCGAACGACATCGGGGCCAGCTCGGGGTCTTGAGCGAGGTAGATCGGACGGAAAACATTGTCCGTCTGGGCCAACAGGGCAGATGTCGCCGAGACCCAAGCAAACATCACTAAGGGGATGTGACGCAATTTCATTTCTGAATTCCTTTCAGCCACCGCCACAACCGACGAGCTAATCCATGCTCAAGCGGAATGCATTGTTAAACGATTGGGGTTTTCACGCAGACGAACCGTTTCGTCCCGTCTATGCGGTGCTAGCGTTGCGGGTGTGCTAGCGAGCATAACACGTAGAATCGTCCTCTCAGGCATCGTGCTTTCGAGGGGGTAGCGATAAGAAGAATGTTGGTAGCACCGACAACCGCTGCCAACGGACTAACCCCACCGTTCGGTATAGACAGACCAAGCCATAGTGACCGGGGCCCAGGCTCGAGAGTGCTCGGGCGCGCAAAGGATTGCTAGAGTGCGAGCAGAGAAGCGGATCGTATCGCCCCAAAATGCAGCGACTATTGGTTCACCATGTGTGAACCAGGTTCTTGCTGAGATTCGAGCTGCTCGGTTCCTTACGATTACACAGCGACCTTACTTCTTCGACCAATCACGCCGCTGGCGCGAGCTGGGGATGCCCATTTTTTTGCGGTACTTGGTGACCGTACGTCGGGCAACGTTCAGGCCGTCGTCTTTGAGCTTCTTGACCAGGTCGTCGTCCGAGAGCGGCTTGGCTTTGTCTTCGTTGTCGATCACTTCCTGCAGGCGGAGACGAATTTGATCCCAGGTGACCTCTTCGCCTGATTCATTCACCGTGCCACCGGCGAAGAATGCTTTGAGTGCAAAAATACCGCGCGGGGTTTGAATGTATTTGTCGTCGACGGCCCGGCTGACGGTCGTTACGTGCACGCCCACTTGGTCGGCAATCTGTTGCATTTTCAGCGGCGTGATGTGTTCGGGTCCGTTGTCGATGAAGTCCTTCTGGTAATCGACAATTGCCTGGGCGACGCGGCTGAGCGTGTTTTGACGCTGGATGATAGCGTCGATCAACCACTGCGCTGCGTTTAGCTTTCGCTTGATGAACTCTTTCTCTTCACGCGTGGCCGTCGGGCTGGAAAGACGCTCGCGATAGTAGTTACTGATACGAAGCTGAGGAATGTCGCGATCTTCGGCCTGAACGACGTATCGGCCATCTTCGTCGATATCGAGCATCAGGTCGGGAATCACATTCGCCACGTGCGAGTCGTTATAGATCGAACCAGGCTTGGGATCTAAGCGGCGAAGTTCGCTCCAGGCGGCTTGAATGCGTTCGATTGAGAAGCCGGTCGACTTTTGAATTTGGGGAAGACGATTGTCGCGGAGGTCTTCCAGGTGATTCATGATCAACGTGCGAAGTTCGTCGAAGAACATCCGCGACGGATCGATTTGCAACAGCAGACATTCGCGAAGGTCACGGGCCCCGACGCCGGCTGGCTCCAGCGATTGCACGACATGCAATGCTTCCTGGGCGGTGTCCTTCAGTTCCTCGTCGGAATCGGCCGGCAATAAATCTTCCAGGCTTGTCGTCAGATAACCGTTGCTGTCGAGCGCCGAGATGATGCGTTCGGC
This portion of the Bremerella alba genome encodes:
- the rpoN gene encoding RNA polymerase factor sigma-54; the protein is MRMSFGLEQKMAQKQVLAPRMIQSMEILQLPVLALQEKIEQEMNENPMLEVQEQEASESEDSSQEEYESNTETEEEFVVEDGKDNVDDFERLLEMDQQYPDTFDERPQRSSGQMEEDAERRMDALANVQSRPETLQDHLDHQLYELAIEPLVREWAERIISALDSNGYLTTSLEDLLPADSDEELKDTAQEALHVVQSLEPAGVGARDLRECLLLQIDPSRMFFDELRTLIMNHLEDLRDNRLPQIQKSTGFSIERIQAAWSELRRLDPKPGSIYNDSHVANVIPDLMLDIDEDGRYVVQAEDRDIPQLRISNYYRERLSSPTATREEKEFIKRKLNAAQWLIDAIIQRQNTLSRVAQAIVDYQKDFIDNGPEHITPLKMQQIADQVGVHVTTVSRAVDDKYIQTPRGIFALKAFFAGGTVNESGEEVTWDQIRLRLQEVIDNEDKAKPLSDDDLVKKLKDDGLNVARRTVTKYRKKMGIPSSRQRRDWSKK